The genome window CGTACAATCCACCAGGAAATGATGTTCATATTATGGCAGACACCATGCAAAAGTTTTTTGAGGCCAGATGGAAAACTCTTGAGAAGAAACTTCCAGGAAATAGTTCACAATCAGTACCTCATAAATCTGAACTTCAAGAGGAGGCTGAAGTAGTTAAGCCAACTGCCCCATCGAAGAAGAGGAAACTCAGTCCATTGCTGCATTCAGTAGTGCAACAACCTGTGAAACCAAGAATGACCGATGAAGAGAAGTGCAATTTAAGCAGAGAATTGGAGAGTTTGCTTGGAGATCTACCCGACAATATTGTTGACTTTTTGAGGGAGCAAATTTCTAATGCAGGGGAATCTGGAGAAGATGAGATTGAGATTGATATTTATGATCTGAGTGAGGATGTTTTGTTCACATTAAGAAAGCTTTTGGATGAATATTTGAAAGAGAAACAAAAGAATGATGCAAAAGCTGAACCTTGTGAGATAGAGGTAGTAGTTGTCATTCTACGCTCTAGTATTTTCTTGGggtcaaagaaataaaagttaCATGTGCCTTGTTATATGATTGCAATGCCTTTGCCTTTATGATGACTGTGTTGTTCCATTCTCTGTTTCAGCTGCCTAATGAATCAGGGCTCAGTAGTTCATCCATGCAAGTCGACAAAGGTGGTTATTCCCTCTAGTCTTATCGTGCCTTAGTAAATGACACTGGCTGCTTAGTGTTTATAAACCTTGTAatgtattattgttattttggttCATTAGGAAATGATCTTGTTGATGAGGAAGTTGATATTGGAGGGAATGAGCCCCCTGTCTCAAGCTACCCTGCAGTTGAGATTGAGAGAGATGGCGGTCTGAGGAGTAACAGGTCCAATTGTAAATCAGGTTTGTTGCCCCTTTGTCATGGAATTCTTGTGCTGTTACCATGCAAATTTGTGATTTGAAGTCTAAATATGTTAGTTGTAACTGTTATTGACTTAGTTACCTCATCAAATCGTTGGTTATAGCCTTTGATATCCAAAGTATGGTGTGGTTTGTTCTATCTGTGGATTGTAATTCATTTTTGTATACCTGTCTCTTTTCTGTCTATTTTGCTTCTACTTCACATGTTTCAACCTAAACAATACCCCTGCTGTTTGTCTTTTTTTAATACTGAAAGTCGGGGTTATCCTAAAACACTAAATCCTAGGCCTGGTTTTAGTATTTGAATACATGCGGATTTCCTGCAGATTTGGGTTCTACTGACCATTCTGATGGTGAAGCAGAGATTAAAGCTTACACTGCAACAAAGCCAACCTTGGTATGTGTAACTGATTGGCAATTTTTTGAATGGACACACAAAACCTATAGTTGTGGTTATCTCCTTGTTTTGGAGTGAAATGTAATTCTTGTCTTATGGTTTTCTTACTACGTGATTACAGGATGAAAGTGATTCTCCAAGAGTTTTACAGGAGAAGGAGGGTGGAGAGGATTTGACTGAGGGAAATCGTGAGTTCTTAAATCAATTGCTTTGATCCGTTTTCTTTTGGGTGTCTGTGACTTCTGTTtattatgtatataagtttggTGACAGGCAAAAACTCTATGCCTGTCTTTTCGAGAGTTAAATGAGCTGCTGTGAGTCTTGTTATTGAATCATATGTTTCTTTGGACTGTCTTGAAGTTATTCTTAACTAAGGACTAAATAATATTTCCATCTTAGAACTAGCGAATTGATATACAGCTGGTTATTCAAGAACAAATTGGTCTCTGTGTTTGATGTTACGTAATGTGGTTTCCTTGACTTTGGATAtgattttttataattatttttggCAAAATGAAAATATGGTTCTGTTTGCTGAGACCTATAACCAAAGAGTTTTCTTCTCCCATATGAAATTATTATCAATCCATTTGCCTCGATGGTATGGAGTAAATCAGTAGTTGAAAATCATTTCAGATTTTTTTAGGTAATATTACTTTTTGTTGTAAATGGAAAATTCTTCTCCAAACTGATAAAATTAAGGAAGAAAGTGTTCCATGCTGTACTTTTCTTTTGGACGATTATCTATTGAATGGGAAAATAGTTTTCAGGATCGGCTAGTGTTTTATACATTTGGCTCTGTAATACAGAGTTATCCACACCTTGTGCCATAAATAATTATTTCAGGGGATGTTCTGGCTTTTGTGCTGGTTTCTACTGATTAAGTTTGTTCGTCTTTAGCTGATATAATCTTGACGTATGATATTACTTTGAATCCACCTAGTTGACATGACTTAAGTATTAGTTTGCGTTTGGCTTTGTCTTTTCTATTTCATTTAGTTGATTGGAGTGTATGGCTCTGGCATACTCATGATGTATGATATTACGTTGGATCCACTCAATTGACACGGCTTCAGTAATAGTGTGTATTTGGCTTCCACTTTTCTATTTCATTTAAGTGGCAAAAATATCTCTGGCAGTCAAGTAAACTGTTTATGCGTTTCAAATGACTTTTCTTCCAAAAAGGAATTCACAACCTGCTGACTACTTTTGCATGCATGGTTCAGAATCTGTTAGTGGGCTTGATCAGCTTGAACAGAGTTCTCAAGAGAAGCCTAATTCAGATGAGTCAGATAGCCGCCAAGATGGTAAGAGAGAGTAATAAGGAAATTGTTTACAATTAATATTGTTGTCTTATCCATTACTATTTAAAATCTTAGGGGAGAGTGCTCCAGCTAGAAGGCCAGTCTCCCCAGAGAAGCTCTACAGGGCTGCTCTCCTGAAGAACCGTTTTGCTGATACCATCTTGAAAGCCCGAGAAAAAACTCTTGGCCAGGTTGGTTAATTTTTATGGATTGACTTGTATTAGCCCAATTGATTGTAAAAGGTCGTgtgaaatttgattttttttttcctttttaattttttgggcGAGATTAGGGCGAAAAGGGAAATCCTGAGAAATTGCGCCGTGAAAGGGAGGAACTTGAGCTGCAGAAGAAGAGAGGTTGCAATCTATTGAACATTTGTGTTGTGTACTCATGCTAGTGTATGAAGtcaatacaaatgaattttgaAATGAACACTTCATTAATTTGCTGCCTTATAATAGAGAAAGCTAGATTGCAAGCAGAAGCTAAAGCTGCTGAAGATGCTCGAAGACAAGCAGAAGAAGAAGCTGCAGCTGAAGCCAGAAAGAAAAGGGAACTTGAGAGAGAAGCTGCCCGTCAGGCACTGTTGCAGGTACTAAAGTTGAAGAATATGTTGTGAAAGGATGCAAATCTTCTGCTGCTTGTTTGTTTTACTTGAGTCTTTTGAATAACTCTTGACTCTGGCACAGATGGAGAAAACTGTTGAAATAAATGAGAATTCCCGGTTCCTCGAAGATTTGGAAATGCTCAGATCTGGTCCACTTGAGCAGTTACCTAGTTCCGTGGATGAGACTAGCCCAGATCACTTGCAGGAAGGgtttggtagttgttttaagttTGGAGGTAATAATCCCTTGGAACAACTTGGCTTGTACATGAAAGTGGATGAAGAGGATGAGGAAGGGGAGCCACCTAATGCTCTGGGTAGCGTTAATGATGATGTAGAGGAAGGAGAAATTGATTAAGTTTTACAGCTTTTCTTTATGTCATCAAGAAGGTTAGACACACAGTCATTCGACGATCCAACCCAATCAAGTTATCTTAATGGGAAGAAAAGGTATGACAGTAACAAGCTTGCTTGTTTCATCCAGCAAGAAAAGGTACGCCTAGTCGGTTATCTGCGTTAAACATATTAACTGGCGTGCAGAATTTCCCATGAGCTTTTAGACAGCATTGTAGAGTGGGACCGAAGTCTCACTCTTGTCATGTCAAATATCGACCCTTGTTCTTTTTGCCCTTGGTTTTGGCTTTAAACAAGGTTGGAGGGATAGTACTTGCTGGGCTTTGCATGAAGTAGACTGCAGCACTCTTCCACGAACGAACTGTTTTGTCCTCGATGTACCCCACTTTGGATGTGTTACTAGGTTGATGGCTTGGATCCAGGAATGATTTAATCTATTCTTATTACGTGTTTTTATGGGGGGATTGGCTCCTCTGGTATTGGAGCAGTCGTTTAAGATTTGTGTCGTGGCTGAGGTGGGTTTCTGTCTCGAATGTACGCCATCTTTCGACACTGACGTCGCAGGAGACCATTTCATAATTTTTACGACGGATTGCGTAATTGGAGAAACTATTCATATTGGACTATTAGATTCACAGCCTTATAACGTGGTGTGCTGCTGGCTAATGAGTTATCATGGAGAAGTCAGTTAACAAGCAATTCACGCTTCCCAGCTCCCACGTTTCTTAAAGACTTTTGGGTAAAGGATGAGAGCATTCAAACTTGAAAGATGGCACAGTTTTTCGCGTGGCGCTGCAGCGTCCTCTTTAACCTTAAACGTGAAGGAGAGGGAAAAGCAAAGAAATACTACTTAATTGACATATAGCATGCTAGCACGTggcccaaaagaaaaaataatatgtTTGATGCACCGTAAACgtgaagaagagagaaaagcaAAGAAATACTTCATTGCGGAAAAATGTTTGTCCCTGCGGTTAGAGATGCTCTTTTCcgaaaggaaaattgttcaaaacCTCCTCCTTTACATTTGGTAAAGAAATTTTTTCATCATTCATATATAAAATGGTAATTTTACTTTTCTTATAAAATTAAGTTGATAAAATTTGATTCCAACTTAagtttttgactattttttGCTTGAATCCATCACATAATTTATACGTGGTTATTTTTTGGGGTAAAAAAGGTTAAATCTGATTTATTTACCgaattcatattcatttttattcttaaaaatGGAGTATGGCCCAAATCATTGtcattttttcctaaaaaagtAGGATTCGGTCCAATCCATATTCATTATTGTCACTAAAAAAAAGTGAgacatgattttttttatacataaataacGATTGCATAAATGTGagacatgatttttttttatacataaataatgaTTGTATATGGGTTACGTGGGGATTTTAGActaaaaagtgattgaaaatttAGGTTGTGATCAAAATTTTCTAACTTGAATTTATAACGAACGTAAAGTTAACATTTTAGTAAAGAACGAAAAAATTCATTAGATAAAATACGATGGGTGTTTTAGACTAATTTCCCGTTTTAAAAATACTAACATGTGTGGATTTTCGACATGTCAATACGACAAATTATCATTAAATAAGTGTTtgcatttatgaatttttcTATATTTGCGATACATTTTCAAGCACTTTTTGAAGAAATGAATACTTAGATGGTTTATTAATAAGTGACCGGCGACTTCTTTCCACACATTCTTTTGTGCTTGGCTAACTTAACGCCTTTATTACGTCCTAATATTAGGTTATAGTGGTTGTTTAATGGAAAAATCAACGACAGGAGAGGAACTAGGCTGTTTAGGCAAAAGTGGAAATGAAAGGAAGAAATCTAAGTACTCATATGTAGACATTCTTTCTCAAATTGCTTGTTTGGACTGTCATTATTctccaaaaaatttttatattttccgAGAGTTCATTTTCTAATCACGTTTCTAGCTCACATACATTAAATTTATTATAATGTATTTTTTCtcacaaaaatttcaaaaaatagcgatccaaacaagttttttttATCGAAGATtggttcttttcttccttttctttccacgtttagagaaaaaaattttccatcTCCGATTTCTACActgttcttcttttctttcttttacttcCAATAAAAAGCTCACccaaacagaaaaaagaaaaaaaaagattcttgAAAGTCTCAAGATTCTCGAAAAGTGCAATCTATTTAAGTTTGGAGAGGCAACCACCTTTTACTTTTTAGCATCAACATCAAACCAACCTATACCAAACATTTCCAGCCTCTTCCCCCGGAACCATATATATATGGGCTTgcattaattatatataaatgtaGCATTTCTTCTTACCGTTCCTGCTAGTACTAAACCTTTCTGGCAATCTCCGCCAATCTTACTCGTAGGTTGAATCGCAGAAATAGTAAGTACTACATAGGATTTGTTTAtagccttttcttttatttattttttaaaattttcgttGATTAATTAGATTGGATCAGGTTTCGATCGTATGGAAACCCTCTCTACTAGTGCGCTGCCGATGCCAAATCTTCCTGTGTTCTTCGCCGTGTATCTGCTGCTTTACTTGATTGCTTACTTCGTCATCTTCCGCAACTGGTCCAGGAATCTCCGGCCGGAAGCGTCGAGCTGCGTAATTTCACTGGCCCACGGCACTCCCGCCGTGTTTTTAGCCAGTCGCGCCATCCTGATCGATCCGAACCGCAATTTCCATTCCCAGAATACCCCTTTCCAGAATCTAGTGCTCGATTACAGCATTGCCTATTTCTTGATGGACCTGTGCCATTACTTGATTTTCTACCCAAGAGATGTGCTTTTCATCGGCCACCATCTGGCCACTTTATTCGTTTTCGTCACGTGTCGGTACTGCGTGTACCACGGGGCATATGCGATACTGGTGCTGTTGATTCTGGCAGAAATTACCAGCTTCTGCCAGAATGCTTGGACGCTGGCCGGTGCCCGCAGATCGGACTCGGAATTTGCCGCCAGACTGTACGACTCTCTGTCGCCTCCTTTTTATGCTTTGTACACCGCAGCTAGGGCTTTTGCGGGGCCGGTTTTTGTATACCAAATGCTTGCTTTTTATTTGGGTGGGATGGCGGATAATGTGATTCCCAGATGGCTCTGGGTTTCCTGGATATTTGTTGTTGTTACGGCAATTTCTGTCAGTATATTGTGGATTTCGAATCTTTGGCTTCAGTTGTACAAAGAAATAACTGCAAGGCATGCCGAGAAAATTAGATAAAGCCTGCagctttttttaattttttccccaCCCCCTCCCCTAATTATGGAAAATTCAGCTGCTCTACTGAAAACTCTGCACTGCAGTATATTAGCTTCTTCATAACTGTTTGCTGCAAGATGAAAATGAGTTTTGCATTTAAGTTATTGGTAGCAGTTGGACTCAGATTTACATTTCTGCGGTTATCAAATTATTGAATCTGCAGTTGGGCCCGCCCCGCTTAATAGAAATAATTTCCTTCCTTGTTAAATTATGTTAGTATTAACattaacttaaaaaaaaaaagttattttgccTTGTAGGAATATGCTGATTTGAACTGgggtatataatatatattatatacccCTAACAGACAATACGCCCAAGTGTAGTAATTTGGTGCAACGGGATGAACTGGGTTTTTAGTCTTTTCAGCAGCTGGGTGGAGGACAGCGTCCTCAAATTTTGTGCTGGTAGTGCTTTCTTGGTCTTGCATTACACGAGATGTGTGTATTTATCTTAATGcaggttttgttttaaaaaagtTGTAGTACTGTGACTCACTCAAGTATTCAACAGTGATTGTTGTTGGTGTTTTGCTGTGTAAGTAAGGTGGGTAGCTGCTTTTCAACTGATCGGAAGTCAAGTTTATTCGTAGCCTTGCTTTGCGATATCGTGGACGACTGAAAGCCCTGACGCAAACGTCAGGTCAGACGAGCTCCTTGAGATAAATGAATGGACTTTGATCTTTGCCCAGTTAAAGAAATatcttgggaaaaaaaaaaaatcaggagAAGGCAGGCGGCAGGTGAGGAGATGGAAGGATATCTGACGCGTTAAAACTGTATGGCCCTCTGCTTGTGGGTTGGGGCCTTGGGGGGAATTAATAAGTGAATGTGATTTCTTTTGGTCCCTTGGCCTCCTCAgcggttgaagccataaatatCCCCAGGTCCGTGACGGCTAGAATCCGCAGAAGCAGCTGATTATTTCACCCAGTACGGAACATGGCTCCTAGACCTAGTACAAGGAGGAGCCAGAATACCATcattttttggtgtgatttacCCTTGGCTCCCCGTGGTAGCTCGGCTGGGACTGGACGTCTATAGTTACAATAAGGTCTCAGGTTCGATCTCATGTGCTAACGTTGCTGGGTATCTTTGGGGCGAAATTATGTCCAATCTGGGGATTAGTTTGGGGTGATTCCGAAATGCCTCTccagacaaaaagaaagaaagtgatttacccttactattatttttggtgcaTCAGATTGGAGGAACAGAAGAAACGGattcttgttcttgt of Coffea arabica cultivar ET-39 chromosome 5c, Coffea Arabica ET-39 HiFi, whole genome shotgun sequence contains these proteins:
- the LOC140007561 gene encoding transcription factor GTE8-like isoform X2, giving the protein MSHEYAWVFNTPVDIVKLNIPDYFTVIKQPMDLGTIKSKLGSGVYSSPLDLLADVKLTFSNAMTYNPPGNDVHIMADTMQKFFEARWKTLEKKLPGNSSQSVPHKSELQEEAEVVKPTAPSKKRKLSPLLHSVVQQPVKPRMTDEEKCNLSRELESLLGDLPDNIVDFLREQISNAGESGEDEIEIDIYDLSEDVLFTLRKLLDEYLKEKQKNDAKAEPCEIELPNESGLSSSSMQVDKGNDLVDEEVDIGGNEPPVSSYPAVEIERDGGLRSNRSNCKSDLGSTDHSDGEAEIKAYTATKPTLDESDSPRVLQEKEGGEDLTEGNQSVSGLDQLEQSSQEKPNSDESDSRQDGESAPARRPVSPEKLYRAALLKNRFADTILKAREKTLGQGEKGNPEKLRREREELELQKKREKARLQAEAKAAEDARRQAEEEAAAEARKKRELEREAARQALLQMEKTVEINENSRFLEDLEMLRSGPLEQLPSSVDETSPDHLQEGFGSCFKFGGNNPLEQLGLYMKVDEEDEEGEPPNALGSVNDDVEEGEID
- the LOC140007561 gene encoding transcription factor GTE8-like isoform X1, translating into MSHEYAWVFNTPVDIVKLNIPDYFTVIKQPMDLGTIKSKLGSGVYSSPLDLLADVKLTFSNAMTYNPPGNDVHIMADTMQKFFEARWKTLEKKLPGNSSQSVPHKSELQEEAEVVKPTAPSKKRKLSPLLHSVVQQPVKPRMTDEEKCNLSRELESLLGDLPDNIVDFLREQISNAGESGEDEIEIDIYDLSEDVLFTLRKLLDEYLKEKQKNDAKAEPCEIEVLPNESGLSSSSMQVDKGNDLVDEEVDIGGNEPPVSSYPAVEIERDGGLRSNRSNCKSDLGSTDHSDGEAEIKAYTATKPTLDESDSPRVLQEKEGGEDLTEGNQSVSGLDQLEQSSQEKPNSDESDSRQDGESAPARRPVSPEKLYRAALLKNRFADTILKAREKTLGQGEKGNPEKLRREREELELQKKREKARLQAEAKAAEDARRQAEEEAAAEARKKRELEREAARQALLQMEKTVEINENSRFLEDLEMLRSGPLEQLPSSVDETSPDHLQEGFGSCFKFGGNNPLEQLGLYMKVDEEDEEGEPPNALGSVNDDVEEGEID
- the LOC140007562 gene encoding TLC domain-containing protein At5g14285-like; this translates as METLSTSALPMPNLPVFFAVYLLLYLIAYFVIFRNWSRNLRPEASSCVISLAHGTPAVFLASRAILIDPNRNFHSQNTPFQNLVLDYSIAYFLMDLCHYLIFYPRDVLFIGHHLATLFVFVTCRYCVYHGAYAILVLLILAEITSFCQNAWTLAGARRSDSEFAARLYDSLSPPFYALYTAARAFAGPVFVYQMLAFYLGGMADNVIPRWLWVSWIFVVVTAISVSILWISNLWLQLYKEITARHAEKIR